One Synechococcus sp. Nb3U1 genomic window, CCTGCTCTGATGTTTCTCTGAGGTTTCCTGAGCCACCCCTCTCAGGGAGGAGGGCATGATCTGTGGTGGCAGAGGCAGCAACTTCGGTCACAACGCTTGGCTAGAAGGTTAATCTACAATTTAGCTAGAAGAATAATCTGCAAGTCACGCAAAGGCACAGGGGATCCCGACACACTGTTGCAACAGCTCCAGATAGGTTGGGCCATCCATTTGAAACGCACCAAAACGGGCCAAATGCGGGTTCATCAACTGAGCATCGAACAGGCGAAACCTCCGCGCCCGTAAATGCTGCACCAACTTCACCATCACCACCTTGGAACCATTGGGAATGCGATAAAACATTGACTCGCCAATAAAGGCCGCCCCGATGGTGATGCCGAGGATCCCGCCCGCCAGAGTTTCTCCCTGCCAGGTTTCAAAGCTGTGGGCAAACCCTGCCCGATGCAAAGCCCTATAGATCTGTTTGAGCTGGGGACTAATCCACGTTTGAGGACGTGCCGCACATCCTTCCACCACCTGGTCAAAAGCACGATTGATCTGCACCTGAAAGCGCTCGCTGCGTACCAGAGGCCGCAGAGAACGGGGACAATGAAACCGCTCATCGAGGGGGATCACCGTATGCTGCTCCGTGCCATACCAATCCAGGGATCCCGTCTCTTCATCCGCCATCAAGAAGTAGCCCTGGGCATAGCCTCCCAAAATGGCAGCAATATCGATCTCGATCGAGTGACTCACCGTCCCCATCATGCCCCGCTCAAGACTGCCAATCGGGAGAAAGGCTGGCAAAGTCTCCGAAATCCACCCGTGGGTGACAATCGACGCAACTGCTCACCCGCACTGGGCTAGGAAACTCAACTTGCAAATGCAAAGCCCGAAAGTAACGAGAATCCGCCAGACGATAGGGCACCTGTTCCCGTTGCATCAAGGGGCGGGAATGGGCCCGCAGATACCCCCAGGCCAACTGCAAAGGTACACCCGTCAGGGGCTGAATCTGCTGGCCGTAGTGGTTGGGATCCTGGAGTAGCCGTCGCCAAGTTTCGGTGGGCAACACTTGCGCAGGCAAGGCGACATGGCAACTGCCACAACTGCGTACATACTGGGCCTGCTCCAGTTGGGCTTGACTCAAACCCTGCTGTGCTTGCGCTCCTAGGTTCTGCCCTGATCCCGTCAGCAGGGATCCCGCCAACCCGACCAGAAGCGCGATCACCCCCCAAATCCAAACCCGTCTGCGTTGTCCTCGTAAGCGAGGCATTCTCTCACACCTACTGCCAATGCTTCCCCAATCTAAACCAGATGCCGAGAGATACAACCCGATCCCTACCGTAAGGATCCCATCCGCCCAGACTCCTCATGGAAAACTCATGGATCTAAACTCATGGATCTAAAATAGCGAGGCTGCCGCTCCTCCAACAGCAACCTCATGGGCCAACCCAGTTTACTCTGGCCAGATCCCGTTGAAATTCCTGCCCCATCGGAGCCTGTCCTTTTGGGGATTTTGGCTTCCGGCAACGGCAGCAACTTCGCAGCGATTGCCCAAGCCATCCAGTCGGGAGACCTGAAGGCCGAAATTGCCGTGGTGATCACCAACAATCCAAAGGCTTATGTGCGCCAGCGGGCAGAACAATTGGGGATCCCTTGCGTTCTCCTCAACCACCGGGAGTATCCTCAACGGGAAGCTTTGGATACGGCCATGATTGAGGTGCTCAAGCAGTATCGGGTGGAATGGGTGATCATGGCTGGGTGGATGCGCTTGGTGACCGAGGTTTTGATCGCAGCTTATCCGGGGCGGATTTTGAACCTCCATCCCAGCCTGTTGCCCAGCTTTAAGGGGTTACACGCCGTTGAGCAAGCCCTGGAGTACGGGGTGAAAATTACCGGCTGCACCGTGCATTTGGTAACTTTGGAGATGGATAGCGGCCCGATTGTGGCCCAAGCGGCTGTGCCCATTTTGCCGGGCGATACGGCTGAGTCCCTTTACCAACGCATTCAAGCCCAAGAACACCGACTCTACCCGCAAGCCATTCGCCTCTGCATTGCTCCCATAGAGGGATCCCGGCTACCCAAGCCGATGGGAAACCCGCACAATTGAGGAAACGATTGGCATCCACTATGGCCGAGATCCCACCCCTCCTGATTTTCGATAGCCCGGTGATTTTGGCCGGTCGCCTAGCTCTGTGGCAAGAATGGGGAAGATTTGGGGTTTGCGTGCTGCCCCGTGCCGTCATGACGGAGCTGGAGCGCCTCACCCGACAGGCCATTGAACCTCAAGAAGAATCCGTAGCCCGCGAGTTTTTGCGCCAGTGGCCCAGCTTGGGATTTCAAGTCTCCGAAGCCAGCGCTTTGGTGGGCGGGGTCAACCCTGCTGGACAATCCATGAGCCAGCGGACCCGTTTGGAAGAAGCGATTGCCGAGTGTGCCTATGCCTTGGCTCAGCAACAACCAGGTACCTTGGTGGTGTTGGTGAGCAACGATCGGCCTTTGGTGGGTCGTGTGCAAGCGCTGGGCCATACCAACCTCTGCGGCATCTCACTGGCGGAGCTGAACCAATGGATGCGCCAACAGCAGCGCCCGCAAGGGGTGGTAACTGCTCTCAATCGGTTGCCGGGGCCAGCCATTCCAGCCTCCAGGCTGGTTTCCGCCTCTGCCAATGCTCAGGCGCCCACAAGCTCCGCCCCAGCCCGCCCATTGACACCCTCTCCCGCTGCTCCAAAGCCCCAATCCCAGCCCCGTAAATCTGGCGCTGCTCAAGTGAACCCAACAGCAGCCCATCTCTGGCGGAGTCTGAAAACCCTACAAAACGGCATCACTCTACTTTTAGCCGTGATGTTGTTCTCGGCAGCCGGGTTACTGGCTTGGCGTTTGGCAGATCCAGAAGGGAGCGAGGGAATTTGGAGGCGTTTGCCTCTTTCTGGGATCCCTTGGATTCGCGATTTGTAAAGGTAAGGTGCTGTTCAACCTGGCGATACTTGTCATATCTGCTAGTTCTACTTGCTAGGCTGCAAATCGATAGCATTGGCTCTGCTAGCCCCTATGAACTTCTGGCATCAGGCATAGCGCTGGATAGTTGACCTGCAATCTGCTAGTTGGAAAGAGTTGGGGGGGGAACGACCGCAGCCGGTTCAGATTCAGAAGTCCGTGGCCAAAGGAAATAAGCCCCTAGGCCAATGCCCGCCACCGCCAGAGCAGCCACAGTGGCTTTCCAAATCCAGCCAGGAGCTGTTTGGGTTGGTGCTTGTGGGAGAACCGATGCAGAGGGTTGAGGGGCACCAGCAGCCCCAAAAGCAGCAGGTAAATTGCTTGGTGTAGGCACCTCTGCATCCACAGATGTATCTCCCAGCACCAGCTCCTGAATACAGAGGGGTGCGGGTAAGGTCTGCTCTCTGGATTGGGAATTGGCGGTGGAGCGGCTGCGGGAGGGAGGGACTCCTGGCATCAAGACCTGGGTGGCATCCGAGTGGCTAGTGCCTTCTGGTGAAATCCGAAACACTTTCTGCCATTGGGGCAGGATTTGTCCACTCACCCGACCGTAGATGATGACCTGATCCAACCCCGGTAGGGGCGGACGGCTGCGAATGTAGGTTCCCAGCTTGAGCAGTAAAGGGACTCGGTCAAAGGGAGGCTCAGCAGGGTATTCCACCATCAGGTGCAACTTACCTTGGCTGACAGAAAGACGACTAAAGAGGGGCTGAACCAATTTCTGCAACTCACGCCCCAGATCTTCTGGGGATTGGATGCCTGCTCCGGTTGCTGTGCTGACCATGTTGCCCTTGCCTTTTTTTGAGTCACCGAGCGATGCCATCTCTACCCATTTCCATTTTGCAAATCTGGAAGGGCTTGCTCATCGGGGGTTTGGCTTGTGCAACTCGGCAGAATCGCGCAAAACCCGAGATTATCTACTACAGCGTATCATTCTGTCCGTAGACCTGCGTAAATTTAATGAATTCTTTGCGAGAGTATTTTTAGGTAACTTTTGGATCTGTAACCCAGGTGGTGGCTTAATCCCTGAAAAACAAAAGGTGGATCTTTTCAGAGCTCCACCCCTATCCTGATCAAAAGGGTTGACCGAAATCTAGTTGAGGTTAGCCTGGATTACCTCTCGGTACTGGGCTTTGGGCTTCACGCCGATCAACTGGGCCACCATTGCTTTGTCTTTGAAGAACTGCACGGTGGGCGTACCGGTTACGCCACCTGCTTCGGCAATCTCCGGATCCTTCTCGATGTCGATATCCACCACATGCAGCTTGTCTTCGAACTCATCGACGATCTTGTTCAGGATCGGTTTGAGGGCATGGCAAGGACCACAAGTGGGGGCGGTGTACTTCACCATGATCAGGCGATGGCTTTCGTGATAGAGCCGCCGCAGAGCATAACCCCCTTCATGGCGCACAGCGTTCAAATCAAAGCCATTGTCGCCATTCTCCGCAAAGCTGGCCTCCTCAACGGTAGACTCCGCCTCGGGTGCAGCAGTATGACTAGGTTCGGGATGACCTTCGGAAAGGGCATGAAACTCCTGGGCCAAACCGTGTTCTGAGAGCCAACGTTCTGCCAGCATCGCCGCCATACAGCCCGTCCCAGCGGCGGTGATCGCCTGACGAAACTCGTGATCTTGCACATCCCCAGCCGCAAATACCCCCTCCACACTGGTGGCTACGGATCCCGGTTGAGTGACGATGTAGCCGATCTCATCCAGTTCCAATTGCCCTTTGAATAGGTCGGTGTTGGGTTTGTGGCCAATGGCGTAAAACAGGCCGCCCGCCGGTAGCTCACTGATTTCGCCGGTTTGATTGTTGCGCACTTTCACCCCGGTTAAGCGCAGATCGTTGCCCACGACATCTACAGCTTCGCTATGCCAATGCACGGTGATCTTGGGGTTGCTGAGGACGCGGTCTTGCATGGCTTTACTGGCCCGCATTTTGTCGCCTCGCACCAGCATGTGTACACGGGATCCGAACTTGGTCAGGTAGGTAGCCTCTTCGCAGGCGGTATCTCCGCCGCCGATCACCACCAATTCCACCCCCTTAAACATCGGCATGGCCCCATCACAAATGGCACAGGCGGACATGCCCCGATTCCAGTAGGTGGTCTCTCCCGGCAGGTGCAACCGTTTGGCGGTGGCCCCAGTGGCAATGATAAGGCTGTGGGCGCGAACTTCCCGCTCTTCTGAACGGACAACAAAAGGTCGCTGGCTCAAATCCACGAAGGTGACATCCTCCGTGTACAGTTCAGCCCCCCACCGTACCGCTTGCGCTTTCATGTCCTGCATCAGTTGCGGGCCGGTGATGCCTTGGGGAAAGCCAGGAAAATTTTCCACTTCGGTCGTGGTCATCAGTTGTCCGCCCGGGATCCCTCCAGCCTGGAAACCCTCAAACACGACTGGCTTCAGGTTGGCACGCCCAGCATAAATGGCGGCGGTAAACCCAGCAGGGCCGGAACCGATGATCACCACATTCTCAACCCGACTTTGCTCTGTCATGCGCTGTCTCCTTTTGCAATGGGGGGCACTAAGTCAAACTCATAATGACTACGTCTTAGCTTAGCATTTTTTGGCGGATGGGGCGAGGCCTGGGTTTGATGTTCTCATTTTCGCTCCAGTCGGGGTGGGGTGCTAAGTCCAGTGCAAAAGTGCTGAGGCACTTTTGCGCCACAGTTAGACCTGGGCCGATGTCCTCGATTTTGCCGACATTACCGGCGCTGAAACAGCTCAAACAGGTGCTCTTGGTCTTTTAACCCAACTGGCTCCGTTGCAAGTTTTTCTCGGCCAACAGCCTTTTCCGACTTTACACAGGCTCTTGAGCTAGGCAAAGAATCTGATGGAGCAAAGGATTGACCTGAATCTGCTATATCAGATGTCGAGATCCTGATATTGAACAGTCTTGAACATCGCTCTTCCTATCCATGGCTAGGAGAAGCGCTTTCAGTTTCTGCAAAGTGGTTTTGCTCATGATAGGGATCCCTGTGGTTGTGCTCCCCGGCGGTATTGTGAGCATAGTGAACATTCTAGCCAGCCGCAGATCCTCTACAGTCTTGGCACGATACTCTTGGGAGAAAGATTGCAGTATGACTTTAGGCAGTGACGTTTCCCGCTGGTGGTCTCGCTTGAGCAGCCCCTCTAACCGTCCGCGCTGGCGCGGAGTACCTTTGCTCTCTTTACTACTAGGCATGGTGCTGGTGCTGACAACGGTACTGGGAGTGGGATCCCAGGCCCAAAGCCAGTTGGTGGATGTCAAACTTCAACTGAAATGGTTCCCACAAGCTCAATTTGCCGGTTACCTGATTGCCAAGGAAAAAGGCTTCTACGAGGCAGAAGGTCTGAATGTCGAGCTGTTGCCGATTGGGGATCAGTCCCCAATCCAGACCGTGGTCGTGGGTGGGGCCGACTTTGGCAATACCTGGATCACGGACTTGCTGACGGCACGAGCCCAGGGTTTGCCTGTCGTTCATATTGCTCAAATCTTCCAGCAGTCGGGCTATGCGATGGTCTCCCTCAAATCCAGCGGCATCGAATCTCCGATCGATTTCAAGGGCAAGAAGGTGGGCATTTGGCCCTCGGGCAATGAATATCCGGCCTTGGCCCTGATGAAAGCCTTCGACCTGACCACCAGCTTGGATACGGGGGTGAGCAACCCGGATGTGGAGCTGATCACCTATGGTTTCGATCCGGCTTTGGTCTTCCCCGATCAGGTGGATGTGGCCTCGGCCATGCTTTACAACGAGTTGAACCAAATTGTGGGCTTGGGCTACCCCTTGAGCGAGCTGAACGTGATCCACCTGCCAGACTACGATATCAATCTCCTAGAAGACCTGCTCTTCACCACCGAGCGGGTCCTGAACGACAGCAATTTCAAGGGATCCGGCCAATCGGGCAAAGAGATCGCAGCCAAACTGGTGAAAGCCTCGATCGAGGGCTGGGATTATGCCGTGGCCAACCCAGAAGAAACCGTGCAAGTGGTTCTCACCTTTTGTGGGGCCACCTGCCAGGGATCCGGCTCTGAATCCGATCCGCTCAAGCACCAAACCTGGCAAATGACTGAGATTGCCAAGCTGTACCAGGCTGGCCCCACCCTAGAGGGCAATGCCGGCTTGTTGGTGCCCTCGGTGTACCAGGCCAATGTGGAAACCCTGAAGGCTTTGGGCATTCTCAGTGGGGATCCCCCTGCAGCAGTGGTGGATTATTCGGTGTGGGAAATGGCTACTGGCAAGTCGGCCCCCGCTAGCTAACGGATCCCAATCACGGGAATCAATAGGGATCCATATAGGAAGGGGTCTGACCGAGATCCCTTCTTGTAGTGGGATCTTCGGGATCTTCGGGATCTTAATTGTGGGAGAAACGCAAAGATTGCTGACTGATGTTTGTTCGCCGTCAAATATTTTGACCAAATCCTTTACATTCGCCGCCGCAAATCGGGGATCGCTGTAACGTATGGATATGAACTTAGGTTAACAATGATGCCGAGTGGCTCTCAACCTTCCGCTAAGCCAGCGGCACAATCAGGGCAAGACACCTCCCCTTCTTCCCAACCTGACGCCGCTTCTCCTGTCAAAGTTCGGGCAACGGTTAGCGCGCCCTACGTCATTTTGCACGGGCACTTTTATCAGCCCCCCCGTGAGGATCCCAGTCTCAACCGCATTCAACGGCAACCCAGTGCCAGCCCTTTTCACGATTGGAATGAGCGCATTCTGGCGGAGTGCTATCGTCCTAATGCCTTTGCCCGCATCCTCGATGATCAGGGGCAGGTGGTGCGCATTGTAAACAACTATGAATATCTCAGCTTTAACTTCGGCCCGACCCTCCTGTCCTGGCTGGAACAGCAAGACATGGAAGTTTACCAGCGCATCCTCGCAGCGGATCGGCTGAGCGCTGAGCGACTCGATGGCCACGGTAACGGCATCGCCCAAGTGTACAACCACATTATTCTGCCCCTGGCCAACGAGCGAGATAAATATACCCAAATCCGCTGGGGCATCGCCGACTTCCAGCACCGCTTTGGGCGTTATCCCCAGGGCATGTGGCTAGCCGAAACCGCCATCGATGCAGCGACGGTGATTGCCTTGGTAGAGTGTGGGATCCGCTTCGTCATTTTGGCCCCTAGCCAAGCCCAGCGGATTCGTCCTTTGGGGCAGAGCGAATGGATAGATGTCAGCCAAAATCAAATTGATCCGCGGCGACCCTACCGTTGCTTCACTCCCGACCGGGATGGCTACTTAGATATTTTCTTCTTCGACGGCCCTATTTCTCGGGATCTCGGTTTCGGAGATATAATCTACAGCAGCTATCACCTGGCAGAACGCATTCAATCAGCGTTGCGCCCAGTCAGAGAAGCCAACCTGTTGCAAGAAGCTCCATTGCTCAACTGTGCCACCGATGGCGAAACCTTTGGGCATCACAAGCGTGGGGTGGAACGAACGCTAGCCTATGCTTTTAGCGAAGAATTTCCCCGCCGGGGCTGGCAGGTCACCAATTACAGCCATTTCCTCAGCCAGCATCCTCACACTTGGGAAGTGCAACTCAAACCTGTAACCGCCTGGAGCTGTGCCCATGGGGTGGGGCGCTGGTCAAGAGACTGTGGCTGTGGTGGGGGTGGGGGCTGGCATCAGCGCTGGCGGCAACCGCTGCGGGAAGCTCTCAATTGGTTACGGGATCACCTGGCGGAGATCTACGAGACAGAGGCCAAAGCCTATCTACGGGATCCCTGGCTAGCGCGGGATCGCTACATTGAGGTGATTTTGGATCGGGAACGGTGTGACGCCTTTTTGCGAGAACACCAAAGCCACCGCCTCAGTGCTGAAGATCGGGTCGAGGTGTTGCGCCTGTTGGAGATGCAGCGCTATGGCCAGCTGATGTTTACCAGTTGTGGCTGGTTTTTTGAGGAGCTCTCCCGACCGGAGGGGGTTCAGATTCTGCGCTATGCAGCCCGGGCCATCGAGTTGGCGGCTGAAGTCAGCGAGTTAAACCTGGAAGAGGAGTTTTTGCACCGCCTAAACAAAGCCCCCAGCAACCTTGACACCTATAAGTATGGGGATGCCGTTTACCGGGCCTTGGTGCGCCCCAGCTTGATCAGCCCCCATCGGCTTGTGGCCAACTATGCCATGTCTTCTCTGTTTGACGGCATGCCCTACCGACAAGGTGGATCCCATGGTTATGTGCTGGATCAAGTGGATCGGGAGCGGCTGCAACTGGGGGCATCTACCCTGACCATTGGGCGGGTCAAGCTCACCTATCCCACCACGCGGGAGGAACATGATCTGAACTATGCTGTGCTCCACATTGGTGGCTGGGACTTTCAGTGTGGTGTAAAGTCCTTTGCCGGTCGGCGGAGCTACGAACAGTTAAAAACCCGTTTGCTGTCGGGATCCCATAGTCGGGTGCAGTTGATCCTGACCCTGCAGGATCTATTTGGGCCGGAGATGTATGA contains:
- the aat gene encoding leucyl/phenylalanyl-tRNA--protein transferase, coding for MEIDIAAILGGYAQGYFLMADEETGSLDWYGTEQHTVIPLDERFHCPRSLRPLVRSERFQVQINRAFDQVVEGCAARPQTWISPQLKQIYRALHRAGFAHSFETWQGETLAGGILGITIGAAFIGESMFYRIPNGSKVVMVKLVQHLRARRFRLFDAQLMNPHLARFGAFQMDGPTYLELLQQCVGIPCAFA
- a CDS encoding diheme cytochrome c gives rise to the protein MPRLRGQRRRVWIWGVIALLVGLAGSLLTGSGQNLGAQAQQGLSQAQLEQAQYVRSCGSCHVALPAQVLPTETWRRLLQDPNHYGQQIQPLTGVPLQLAWGYLRAHSRPLMQREQVPYRLADSRYFRALHLQVEFPSPVRVSSCVDCHPRVDFGDFASLSPDWQS
- the purN gene encoding phosphoribosylglycinamide formyltransferase — translated: MGQPSLLWPDPVEIPAPSEPVLLGILASGNGSNFAAIAQAIQSGDLKAEIAVVITNNPKAYVRQRAEQLGIPCVLLNHREYPQREALDTAMIEVLKQYRVEWVIMAGWMRLVTEVLIAAYPGRILNLHPSLLPSFKGLHAVEQALEYGVKITGCTVHLVTLEMDSGPIVAQAAVPILPGDTAESLYQRIQAQEHRLYPQAIRLCIAPIEGSRLPKPMGNPHN
- a CDS encoding PIN domain-containing protein encodes the protein MASTMAEIPPLLIFDSPVILAGRLALWQEWGRFGVCVLPRAVMTELERLTRQAIEPQEESVAREFLRQWPSLGFQVSEASALVGGVNPAGQSMSQRTRLEEAIAECAYALAQQQPGTLVVLVSNDRPLVGRVQALGHTNLCGISLAELNQWMRQQQRPQGVVTALNRLPGPAIPASRLVSASANAQAPTSSAPARPLTPSPAAPKPQSQPRKSGAAQVNPTAAHLWRSLKTLQNGITLLLAVMLFSAAGLLAWRLADPEGSEGIWRRLPLSGIPWIRDL
- the trxB gene encoding thioredoxin-disulfide reductase, with protein sequence MTEQSRVENVVIIGSGPAGFTAAIYAGRANLKPVVFEGFQAGGIPGGQLMTTTEVENFPGFPQGITGPQLMQDMKAQAVRWGAELYTEDVTFVDLSQRPFVVRSEEREVRAHSLIIATGATAKRLHLPGETTYWNRGMSACAICDGAMPMFKGVELVVIGGGDTACEEATYLTKFGSRVHMLVRGDKMRASKAMQDRVLSNPKITVHWHSEAVDVVGNDLRLTGVKVRNNQTGEISELPAGGLFYAIGHKPNTDLFKGQLELDEIGYIVTQPGSVATSVEGVFAAGDVQDHEFRQAITAAGTGCMAAMLAERWLSEHGLAQEFHALSEGHPEPSHTAAPEAESTVEEASFAENGDNGFDLNAVRHEGGYALRRLYHESHRLIMVKYTAPTCGPCHALKPILNKIVDEFEDKLHVVDIDIEKDPEIAEAGGVTGTPTVQFFKDKAMVAQLIGVKPKAQYREVIQANLN
- a CDS encoding ABC transporter substrate-binding protein codes for the protein MTLGSDVSRWWSRLSSPSNRPRWRGVPLLSLLLGMVLVLTTVLGVGSQAQSQLVDVKLQLKWFPQAQFAGYLIAKEKGFYEAEGLNVELLPIGDQSPIQTVVVGGADFGNTWITDLLTARAQGLPVVHIAQIFQQSGYAMVSLKSSGIESPIDFKGKKVGIWPSGNEYPALALMKAFDLTTSLDTGVSNPDVELITYGFDPALVFPDQVDVASAMLYNELNQIVGLGYPLSELNVIHLPDYDINLLEDLLFTTERVLNDSNFKGSGQSGKEIAAKLVKASIEGWDYAVANPEETVQVVLTFCGATCQGSGSESDPLKHQTWQMTEIAKLYQAGPTLEGNAGLLVPSVYQANVETLKALGILSGDPPAAVVDYSVWEMATGKSAPAS
- a CDS encoding DUF3536 domain-containing protein, with product MMPSGSQPSAKPAAQSGQDTSPSSQPDAASPVKVRATVSAPYVILHGHFYQPPREDPSLNRIQRQPSASPFHDWNERILAECYRPNAFARILDDQGQVVRIVNNYEYLSFNFGPTLLSWLEQQDMEVYQRILAADRLSAERLDGHGNGIAQVYNHIILPLANERDKYTQIRWGIADFQHRFGRYPQGMWLAETAIDAATVIALVECGIRFVILAPSQAQRIRPLGQSEWIDVSQNQIDPRRPYRCFTPDRDGYLDIFFFDGPISRDLGFGDIIYSSYHLAERIQSALRPVREANLLQEAPLLNCATDGETFGHHKRGVERTLAYAFSEEFPRRGWQVTNYSHFLSQHPHTWEVQLKPVTAWSCAHGVGRWSRDCGCGGGGGWHQRWRQPLREALNWLRDHLAEIYETEAKAYLRDPWLARDRYIEVILDRERCDAFLREHQSHRLSAEDRVEVLRLLEMQRYGQLMFTSCGWFFEELSRPEGVQILRYAARAIELAAEVSELNLEEEFLHRLNKAPSNLDTYKYGDAVYRALVRPSLISPHRLVANYAMSSLFDGMPYRQGGSHGYVLDQVDRERLQLGASTLTIGRVKLTYPTTREEHDLNYAVLHIGGWDFQCGVKSFAGRRSYEQLKTRLLSGSHSRVQLILTLQDLFGPEMYDLNALADEDRQQMMRWLTQDTLTRLAQLYRQTYLDNYGILMAFRADGLPIPEELLAAAQITLNQRLLASLRAMEMEEGKRDHLMELRAIAQEAEQLGCQLRREEAAHTLDRLLHRGMWHLAHAFEPETFSEQLYNLEEWLQLAADLRLPIDMDRLQELYLTGLERQISPRCPAWPQKECRDISADNLHRLLQVGQRIRVNVSAWLRHLQPQE